Proteins from a single region of Salvia splendens isolate huo1 unplaced genomic scaffold, SspV2 ctg97, whole genome shotgun sequence:
- the LOC121791926 gene encoding sugar transport protein 14-like: MAGGGIVDSNGGARAHLYEYTITPYFIFACIVGSLGGSLFGYDLGVSGGVTSMDDFLYEFFPRVYRRKQLHLKETDYCKYDNQILTLFTSSLYLAALVSTFGASHVTRNRGRRASIICGSISFFSGAIMNAAAQNIAMLIIGRILLGFGIGFGNQAVPLYLSEMAPAKIRGAINQLFQLTTCLGIFVANFVNYGVERIHPWGWRLSLGLAAVPALFMFVGGIILPETPNSLVEQGRYDEARNVLEKVRGTPKVDAEFQDLIDASNAAKAIKHPFRNLLKRKNRPQLVLGAIGIPAFQQLTGMNSILFYAPVFFQSLGFGSGVSLYSSAITSATLVVATLISMAFVDKFGRRAFFLEAGCELFLCSVAIAITLALKFGEGEKLPKGIGIFLVVVICIFVLAYGRSWGPLGWLVPSELFPLETRSAGQSIVVCVNMLFTALIAQCFLAALCHLKYGIFLLFAGLIFIMTCFIFFLLPETKQVPIEEIHLLWQNHRFWKRFTT; encoded by the exons atggcGGGTGGGGGAATAGTGGATTCAAATGGCGGAGCCAGAGCTCATCTCTATGAGTACACAATCACTCCTTATTTCATCTTCGCCTGCATTGTTGGCTCCTTGGGCGGCTCCTTGTTTGGCTACGATCTCGGCGTTTCAG GTGGGGTGACTTCTATGGATGACTTCTTATACGAATTCTTCCCCAGAGTATACAGAAGGAAGCAATTGCATCTCAAAGAAACAGATTACTGCAAATACGACAACCAGATTCTGACCCTCTTTACATCCTCACTCTACTTAGCAGCCTTAGTCTCTACCTTCGGAGCCTCCCACGTCACCCGAAACAGGGGCCGCAGGGCCAGCATCATCTGCGGCTCCATCAGCTTCTTCTCCGGCGCAATCATGAACGCCGCTGCTCAGAACATCGCAATGCTCATCATCGGCCGAATCCTCCTCGGCTTCGGCATTGGCTTCGGCAATCAA GCAGTGCCGTTGTACCTTTCAGAGATGGCGCCTGCGAAGATACGGGGCGCCATCAACCAGCTCTTCCAGCTCACCACGTGCCTCGGGATCTTTGTGGCGAACTTTGTGAATTATGGAGTTGAAAGGATCCATCCGTGGGGGTGGAGGCTGTCTCTCGGGCTAGCAGCAGTGCCGGCCTTGTTCATGTTCGTGGGCGGGATTATCCTCCCCGAGACCCCCAACAGCCTCGTTGAACAAGGAAGGTACGATGAGGCGAGGAATGTATTGGAGAAG gTGAGAGGCACTCCAAAGGTTGATGCGGAGTTCCAAGACCTGATTGACGCGAGCAATGCGGCTAAGGCTATAAAGCATCCTTTTCGGAACCTgttgaagaggaagaataggcCCCAGTTGGTCCTTGGTGCCATTGGTATACCAGCGTTTCAGCAGCTTACTGGGATGAACTCGATACTTTTCTACGCCCCCGTGTTCTTCCAGAGCTTGGGTTTTGGCTCAGGCGTGTCTCTCTACTCTTCTGCCATCACCAGCGCCACGTTGGTCGTGGCCACTCTCATATCCATGGCCTTTGTTGACAAGTTTGGTCGACGAGCTTTCTTCTTGGAAGCTGGCTGTGAGCTCTTCCTATGCTCG GTTGCAATAGCCATTACTCTAGCACTGAAATTTGGAGAGGGAGAAAAGCTGCCCAAAGGTATTGGGATCTTCCTGGTGGTGGTGATATGCATATTCGTGCTGGCCTACGGGCGATCGTGGGGGCCGTTGGGGTGGTTGGTCCCTAGCGAGCTGTTCCCACTGGAGACGAGATCAGCGGGGCAGAGCATTGTGGTGTGTGTGAATATGCTCTTCACGGCGCTCATTGCGCAGTGCTTCCTGGCGGCGCTCTGCCATCTAAAATACGGCATCTTCTTGCTCTTCGCGGGTTTAATCTTCATCATGACatgcttcatcttcttcttgttGCCGGAGACCAAGCAAGTCCCCATTGAAGAGATACACTTGCTGTGGCAGAACCACCGCTTCTGGAAGAGATTCACAACCTGA